A stretch of the Streptosporangium sp. NBC_01755 genome encodes the following:
- a CDS encoding 3'-5' exonuclease, translating into MTSSGLEPARNAHVSTRQGYVVVDVETTGFSPSRGDRICEIALISLNAQGETVDEWHSLVNPRRGTGAVHVHGITGAMVAGAPMIEELLDEVWQRIAGRVLVAHNAPFDLRFLQRLPGSEWVTETLCTQRLAPGFIPDGRWTLAACCERAGIPLLGAHAALADARATAELLRFYLRTGVSWAEKLEQAAQAPEWRPCGMPQRHPRRR; encoded by the coding sequence ATGACGAGCTCGGGGCTTGAGCCCGCCCGCAACGCACATGTCTCCACGAGGCAAGGGTATGTCGTGGTCGACGTGGAGACCACGGGTTTCTCGCCGTCCAGGGGTGACCGGATCTGTGAGATAGCGCTCATCTCGCTGAACGCCCAGGGCGAGACCGTCGACGAGTGGCACTCACTGGTCAACCCGAGGCGCGGCACAGGGGCCGTGCACGTTCACGGCATCACCGGTGCGATGGTCGCGGGCGCGCCGATGATCGAAGAGTTGCTGGACGAGGTCTGGCAGCGGATCGCCGGCCGGGTCCTGGTGGCCCACAACGCCCCCTTCGACCTGCGCTTCCTACAGCGCCTTCCCGGCAGCGAGTGGGTGACCGAGACCCTGTGCACCCAGCGGCTGGCGCCGGGCTTCATCCCCGACGGCAGGTGGACGCTCGCCGCGTGCTGCGAGCGCGCGGGGATCCCGCTCCTCGGCGCCCACGCCGCGCTGGCCGACGCCCGCGCCACCGCCGAACTGCTCCGGTTCTACCTGCGTACGGGAGTCTCCTGGGCGGAGAAGCTCGAGCAAGCGGCCCAGGCCCCCGAGTGGCGTCCCTGCGGGATGCCCCAGCGCCACCCCCGCCGAAGGTAG
- a CDS encoding SMI1/KNR4 family protein, translating into MRGLRFLLRDRDNDARFTVGGPAWSILNGAERPCSAAGDATCDGPRSPTDLSWVDGRIIAMTDIDDLFRRVSVKAGTPGEPLPPPATAEEVAQAEIILGFGLPPVLARLYCEVANGGFGPDYQLFPLAGEGRTAVNVYREERSMSESGGEVHWPADVLPILDWGCGMYAAVDCRSSEGTVLVFEPNGIDVRRQGLEGGSQEPVAVQHLCAPRPAARSHL; encoded by the coding sequence ATGCGCGGTCTGCGCTTCTTGCTTCGTGACCGGGACAACGACGCGCGGTTCACGGTTGGCGGGCCTGCCTGGTCCATCCTGAACGGTGCTGAACGTCCCTGTAGTGCAGCCGGAGATGCAACCTGCGACGGTCCTCGGTCGCCGACGGATCTGTCGTGGGTGGATGGCAGGATCATCGCCATGACAGACATTGATGATCTTTTCCGGCGGGTGTCAGTGAAGGCGGGGACTCCCGGAGAACCGTTGCCTCCCCCTGCGACGGCGGAAGAGGTGGCACAGGCGGAGATCATCTTGGGTTTCGGACTCCCTCCCGTACTCGCACGGCTCTACTGCGAGGTGGCCAACGGAGGCTTCGGCCCTGACTACCAGCTCTTTCCGCTCGCGGGAGAAGGGCGTACCGCAGTGAACGTCTACCGCGAGGAACGCTCGATGTCGGAGTCTGGCGGTGAAGTGCATTGGCCGGCGGATGTCCTGCCGATCCTGGACTGGGGATGCGGCATGTACGCCGCCGTGGACTGCCGGAGCTCCGAGGGCACCGTGCTGGTCTTCGAACCGAACGGGATCGATGTTCGGCGTCAGGGTCTCGAAGGAGGATCTCAAGAGCCGGTCGCGGTACAACACCTATGCGCGCCTCGGCCTGCCGCCCGGTCCCATCTGTAA
- a CDS encoding PDR/VanB family oxidoreductase, which yields MTDDEFSVPAGSVPAGSVPAGTDQATVRVTARTQVADDVVALTLEHPQGDRLPAWTPGSHVDLVLPNGLTRQYSLCGDRWDPFTYRVAVLREPTGRRGSAWVHDTLRPGDLLGLGGPRNHFPMVPSDEYLFIAGGIGITPLLPMIRQADMMGAEWKLLYGGRRRTSMAFRDELERYGDRVRLVPQDEYGLLDLATWLGEPREGTKVYCCGPAPLLAAAESACSPWPEYTLRTERFTPPELDAPARKGPFDVELRRSGKTVTVDPDVSILDAVRGVGIDMLSSCRQGTCGTCETTVLDGIPDHRDCVLDEAERAAGDCMLICVSRSRTDRLVLDL from the coding sequence GTGACCGACGACGAGTTCTCCGTCCCCGCCGGGTCCGTTCCCGCCGGGTCCGTTCCCGCCGGGACGGACCAGGCCACCGTGCGCGTCACCGCCAGAACCCAGGTCGCCGACGACGTCGTCGCGCTGACTCTGGAACACCCCCAGGGCGACCGGCTGCCGGCCTGGACCCCGGGCTCACATGTGGACCTGGTGTTGCCCAACGGCCTGACCCGCCAGTACTCCCTGTGCGGTGACCGGTGGGACCCGTTCACCTACCGGGTGGCCGTTCTCCGCGAACCCACTGGCCGCCGTGGCTCCGCCTGGGTGCACGACACCCTGCGGCCCGGCGACCTGCTCGGGCTCGGCGGGCCCCGCAACCACTTCCCGATGGTGCCCTCGGACGAATATCTGTTCATTGCCGGAGGCATCGGGATCACCCCGCTGCTGCCGATGATCCGGCAGGCCGACATGATGGGGGCCGAGTGGAAGCTGCTGTACGGCGGGCGGCGGCGCACGTCGATGGCCTTCCGCGACGAACTCGAGCGCTACGGCGACCGAGTGCGTCTCGTACCGCAGGACGAGTACGGCCTGCTGGACCTGGCCACCTGGCTCGGCGAGCCACGAGAAGGGACGAAGGTCTACTGCTGCGGCCCCGCCCCCCTTCTTGCCGCGGCCGAGTCGGCCTGCTCCCCGTGGCCGGAGTACACGCTGCGTACCGAGCGGTTCACCCCGCCGGAACTGGACGCGCCGGCACGCAAGGGGCCGTTCGACGTCGAACTGCGCCGCTCAGGCAAGACCGTCACCGTCGATCCGGACGTCTCCATCCTCGACGCGGTACGCGGCGTGGGCATCGACATGCTCTCCTCCTGCAGGCAGGGCACCTGCGGCACCTGTGAGACCACGGTGCTCGACGGTATTCCCGACCACCGTGACTGCGTCCTGGACGAGGCGGAACGCGCGGCAGGCGACTGCATGCTCATCTGCGTTTCCCGCTCCCGCACCGACCGCCTCGTCCTGGACCTGTGA
- a CDS encoding metallopeptidase family protein produces the protein MTGVIEISREKFEELVAEALDTIPPELTKVMDNVVLVVVDDPPEPDLLGLYTGIPLTERGDWYAGVLPDRIEIYRRPICSICETEDQVIEEVQITVVHEIAHHFGIDDDRLHELGW, from the coding sequence ATGACGGGTGTGATCGAGATCTCGCGGGAGAAGTTTGAGGAGCTTGTTGCCGAGGCCCTGGACACCATCCCCCCCGAGCTGACGAAAGTGATGGACAACGTGGTGCTCGTCGTCGTCGACGACCCGCCCGAACCAGATCTTCTAGGTCTTTACACCGGCATTCCCCTCACCGAACGGGGCGACTGGTACGCAGGAGTGCTACCCGACCGGATCGAGATCTACCGCAGGCCGATCTGCTCGATCTGCGAGACCGAGGACCAGGTCATCGAAGAGGTGCAGATAACCGTCGTCCACGAAATCGCCCACCATTTCGGCATCGACGACGACCGGTTGCACGAGCTGGGCTGGTAA
- a CDS encoding PspC domain-containing protein has product MNENDFSGVKQLRRTRDGRIVAGVASGLGRYIGVDPNIIRAALAIVTFFGGLGVAIYAIGWALLPEENKDRSVLQDLIDKNKDNPIWVDAKNKAEQGWAKATSRHHAPHQQVPQYPPYQAPQAPQAPQAPQTPYGTVPPRGDDPRPQG; this is encoded by the coding sequence ATGAACGAAAACGACTTTTCCGGCGTCAAACAGCTCCGCAGGACCAGGGACGGGCGCATCGTCGCCGGTGTGGCCTCCGGCCTCGGACGCTACATCGGGGTGGACCCCAACATCATCCGCGCGGCCCTCGCCATCGTCACCTTCTTCGGTGGCCTTGGGGTGGCGATCTACGCGATCGGCTGGGCGCTCCTGCCCGAGGAGAACAAGGACAGGTCGGTCCTCCAGGACCTGATCGACAAGAACAAGGACAACCCGATCTGGGTGGATGCCAAGAACAAGGCCGAGCAGGGCTGGGCCAAGGCCACCAGCCGGCACCACGCGCCGCACCAGCAGGTCCCGCAGTACCCTCCCTACCAGGCTCCTCAGGCTCCTCAGGCTCCTCAGGCCCCTCAGACCCCGTACGGCACGGTGCCGCCGCGCGGTGACGACCCCCGCCCCCAGGGGTGA
- a CDS encoding acyl-CoA dehydrogenase family protein yields MDDLLRIDDTLVEEQRLIRDTVRAFVADRVLPHIGDWFEEAAFPARELAPALGSLGVLGMHLQGYGCAGLDAVSYGVACRELEAGDSGLRSFVSVQGSLAMFPIWKYGSAEQKDEWLPRMAAGEAIGCFGLTEPDHGSDPAGMRTHAKRDPSGDWILNGAKMWITNGSVADVAVVWAQTEDGIRGFVVPTDTPGFTAPEIHKKMSLRASVTSSLYFDDVRLPASAVLPGVRGLKGPLSCLSEARFGILWGVVGAARACLESAVDYSTSRVQFGRPIGGFQLTQEKLAWMYVGLGQSQLTALHLGRLKDAGTLTPRQVSFGKLANVRAALDIARQARSILGGNGITLEYPVIRHMNNLESVLTYEGTQEIHTLVLGEALTGIPAYR; encoded by the coding sequence ATGGACGATCTCCTGCGTATCGACGACACGCTCGTAGAGGAGCAGCGCCTCATCCGCGACACCGTACGGGCCTTCGTCGCGGACCGGGTGCTCCCCCACATCGGCGACTGGTTCGAGGAGGCCGCCTTCCCCGCCCGCGAGCTCGCCCCGGCGCTCGGCTCGCTCGGCGTGCTGGGCATGCACCTTCAGGGGTACGGCTGCGCGGGCCTCGACGCCGTCTCGTACGGCGTGGCCTGCCGTGAGCTGGAGGCGGGAGACTCCGGGCTGCGGTCGTTCGTCTCCGTGCAGGGCTCGCTCGCGATGTTCCCGATCTGGAAGTACGGCTCCGCCGAGCAGAAGGACGAGTGGCTCCCCCGGATGGCCGCGGGCGAGGCGATCGGCTGCTTCGGCCTGACCGAGCCCGACCACGGCTCCGACCCCGCCGGCATGCGCACCCACGCCAAGCGGGACCCCTCGGGCGACTGGATACTCAACGGCGCCAAGATGTGGATCACCAACGGCTCCGTCGCCGATGTCGCCGTGGTCTGGGCGCAGACCGAGGACGGCATCCGCGGCTTCGTGGTGCCCACCGACACCCCTGGCTTCACCGCCCCGGAGATCCACAAGAAGATGTCGCTGCGGGCCTCGGTGACCTCGTCGCTCTACTTCGACGACGTCCGCCTCCCCGCCTCCGCCGTACTGCCCGGGGTGCGCGGCCTGAAGGGCCCGCTGTCCTGCCTGTCCGAGGCGCGCTTCGGCATCCTGTGGGGCGTGGTGGGCGCCGCCCGCGCCTGCCTGGAGTCGGCGGTCGACTACTCCACCTCCCGCGTCCAGTTCGGCAGGCCCATCGGCGGCTTCCAGCTGACCCAGGAGAAGCTCGCCTGGATGTACGTCGGTCTGGGGCAGTCACAGCTCACCGCGCTCCACCTGGGCCGCCTCAAGGACGCGGGGACCCTCACCCCCCGCCAGGTCAGCTTCGGCAAGCTCGCCAACGTCCGCGCCGCCCTGGACATCGCCCGCCAGGCACGCTCCATCCTGGGCGGCAACGGCATCACGCTGGAGTATCCGGTGATCCGGCACATGAACAACCTGGAGAGCGTGCTGACGTACGAGGGCACCCAGGAGATCCACACGCTCGTGCTCGGCGAGGCGCTGACCGGTATCCCCGCCTACCGCTGA
- a CDS encoding MFS transporter: protein MAATKSGRLPGRHRRPAERQATYGEVIAIGEFRALWIGQGLSLLGDQLSRVALSVLVFERTDSPLATASVYALTYLPPIIGGPLLAGLADRHSRRRIMLVCDVLRALLVALMAIPGTSFAMLCVLVFCVVLLSAPFSAARAALLPELLTGDRYVAGSALQNMTNQGAQMLGFALGGVLIMGMGPYRALALDAATFLASALIIVSGVRRRPAPVSADENRPSMWTMTRAGARLVFGDPRLRTLVLFAWLCGFYVLPEGIAAPYAGELTRNPQQLSLVTGLLMGAMPTGTVVGAFLFSRYVSPSNRLRAMGWMAMLTCAPLILCAARPPLPVVLLLWFASGLGGAYQLAANAAFVQCVPAERRGQAFGLVQSGLLASQGVGILLGGAAADHLGPEIVVALAGATGLAVAAALAMLWRGSRREIIERVRAEANS from the coding sequence ATGGCGGCGACCAAGTCCGGCCGACTACCCGGGCGGCACCGCCGTCCGGCGGAACGCCAAGCGACCTACGGCGAGGTCATCGCCATCGGAGAGTTCCGCGCGCTCTGGATCGGCCAGGGGCTCTCCCTGCTCGGCGACCAGCTCTCCCGGGTGGCGTTGTCCGTCCTGGTCTTCGAGCGGACGGACTCGCCCCTGGCCACGGCGTCGGTCTATGCCCTGACCTACCTGCCACCGATCATCGGCGGGCCGCTTCTCGCCGGACTCGCCGACCGCCACTCCCGCCGGCGCATCATGCTCGTCTGTGACGTGCTCAGGGCCCTCCTGGTCGCGCTCATGGCGATCCCCGGCACCTCGTTCGCCATGCTGTGCGTGCTGGTCTTCTGCGTGGTGCTGCTCAGCGCGCCGTTCTCCGCGGCACGGGCGGCGCTCCTGCCGGAGCTGCTCACGGGCGACCGCTACGTCGCGGGCTCCGCTCTGCAGAACATGACCAACCAGGGCGCGCAGATGCTCGGCTTCGCCCTCGGCGGTGTCCTGATCATGGGAATGGGGCCGTACCGCGCGCTGGCCCTGGACGCGGCGACCTTCCTGGCCTCCGCGCTCATCATCGTCTCGGGCGTACGGCGGCGTCCCGCCCCCGTCTCCGCCGATGAGAACCGGCCCTCGATGTGGACGATGACCCGCGCCGGTGCCAGGCTGGTCTTCGGCGACCCCCGGCTACGGACGCTGGTGCTCTTTGCCTGGCTCTGCGGCTTCTACGTGCTCCCCGAGGGGATCGCGGCTCCGTACGCCGGTGAGCTGACCAGGAATCCCCAGCAGCTCTCCCTGGTCACCGGTCTACTGATGGGCGCCATGCCCACCGGTACCGTCGTCGGCGCGTTTCTGTTCAGCCGCTACGTCAGCCCGTCGAACCGGCTGCGGGCGATGGGCTGGATGGCGATGCTGACCTGCGCGCCGCTGATCCTGTGCGCGGCGCGGCCGCCGCTGCCCGTGGTGCTGCTGCTCTGGTTCGCCTCGGGGCTGGGCGGGGCCTACCAGCTCGCGGCCAACGCCGCGTTCGTGCAGTGCGTCCCCGCCGAACGGCGGGGACAGGCATTCGGTCTGGTCCAGTCGGGGCTGCTGGCCTCCCAGGGGGTCGGCATCCTCCTCGGCGGGGCCGCGGCCGACCACCTCGGCCCCGAGATCGTGGTGGCACTGGCCGGCGCGACCGGACTCGCCGTGGCGGCCGCGCTGGCCATGCTCTGGAGGGGATCCCGCAGGGAGATCATCGAGAGGGTTCGCGCGGAGGCGAACTCCTGA
- a CDS encoding endolytic transglycosylase MltG, translated as MFGVRVSKEDLKSRSRYNTYARLGLPPGPICNPGADAIEAALKPAAGPWLHFVTTDPEKGVTKFADSESGFFKLVQEYNKNRRTG; from the coding sequence ATGTTCGGCGTCAGGGTCTCGAAGGAGGATCTCAAGAGCCGGTCGCGGTACAACACCTATGCGCGCCTCGGCCTGCCGCCCGGTCCCATCTGTAACCCGGGCGCCGACGCCATCGAGGCTGCCCTGAAGCCGGCCGCTGGGCCCTGGCTGCACTTCGTGACGACCGATCCGGAGAAGGGCGTCACGAAGTTCGCCGACTCCGAATCCGGGTTCTTCAAGCTGGTCCAGGAATACAACAAGAACCGCAGGACCGGGTGA
- a CDS encoding cytochrome P450, whose protein sequence is MTSIRQDAAALPTSDIDPFDHENLRDRTPMQIALREAGPVVYLNRYDVYALGRYDEVGAAMVDWQHFQVGAGVGLANFHTEKPWRLPAMPTESDPPLHDAPRRVLSKILSPRVLRRVREQWTADAEELVERLVAAGGEFDAMPALAAAFPLKVFPDAVGLPKEGREDLLAYGDLVFNAFGPKNDLFTRSANRLAELSAWVTTLCAREVLAEGGFGAEIWAAADRGDLTQQQAPLVVRSLLSAGVDTTVHGIAAILHAFATHPEQWQRLREQPQLARVAFDEAVRWASPLQMVFHTTATETAFADATIPKHKKILMLLGAANRDPRRWHNPDAFDLTRDPSGHLGFGMGIHQCVGQHVARLEAEVLLTVLARRIKQIEPAAPPRRGLNNTLQTWESLPIRVST, encoded by the coding sequence ATGACCTCCATCCGCCAGGATGCCGCCGCCCTCCCCACCAGTGACATCGACCCGTTCGACCACGAGAACCTACGCGACCGAACCCCCATGCAGATCGCCCTGCGCGAGGCGGGCCCGGTGGTGTACCTGAACCGCTACGACGTCTACGCGCTGGGCCGCTATGACGAGGTCGGCGCAGCCATGGTCGACTGGCAGCACTTCCAGGTCGGTGCCGGTGTCGGCCTGGCCAACTTCCATACCGAGAAGCCCTGGCGTCTCCCTGCCATGCCGACGGAGTCGGACCCTCCCCTGCACGACGCCCCTCGCCGCGTACTCAGCAAGATCCTCAGCCCGCGAGTGCTGCGGCGGGTGCGCGAGCAGTGGACCGCGGACGCCGAGGAACTCGTCGAACGCCTCGTCGCCGCGGGCGGCGAATTCGACGCCATGCCCGCCTTGGCCGCCGCCTTCCCGCTCAAGGTCTTCCCCGACGCGGTCGGCCTGCCCAAGGAGGGCCGGGAGGACCTCCTGGCCTACGGTGACCTGGTCTTCAACGCCTTCGGCCCTAAAAACGACCTTTTCACCCGCAGCGCGAACCGGCTGGCCGAACTCTCCGCATGGGTCACCACCCTGTGCGCCCGGGAGGTTCTCGCCGAGGGCGGTTTCGGCGCCGAGATCTGGGCCGCCGCCGATCGAGGCGACCTCACTCAGCAACAGGCGCCGCTCGTGGTGCGCTCACTGCTGTCGGCCGGGGTCGACACCACCGTGCACGGGATCGCCGCGATCCTGCACGCTTTCGCCACGCATCCGGAGCAATGGCAACGGCTACGTGAGCAGCCGCAGCTCGCGCGCGTCGCCTTCGACGAGGCCGTACGCTGGGCCTCCCCCCTGCAGATGGTGTTCCACACCACCGCCACGGAGACGGCGTTCGCCGACGCGACCATCCCCAAGCACAAAAAGATCCTCATGCTGCTCGGTGCGGCCAACCGCGATCCTCGCCGGTGGCACAATCCCGACGCCTTCGATCTCACCCGCGATCCGTCAGGCCACCTGGGTTTCGGCATGGGCATCCACCAGTGTGTCGGCCAGCATGTCGCCCGACTTGAGGCCGAAGTCCTGCTCACCGTCCTCGCGCGCCGCATCAAGCAGATCGAGCCGGCCGCTCCGCCCCGCAGAGGCCTCAACAACACACTGCAGACCTGGGAGTCCCTCCCCATCCGGGTGAGCACGTGA
- a CDS encoding tyrosine-type recombinase/integrase, with product MVLPSICAEALRAHRKQQFTERSDRWDDWDDWEEHGLVFTSRRGMPMEPDNLRRGWGAIRKAAGLGDMRFHGLRHTCVTLLLNLGVPPQVVRDIVGHSDIKVTMTIYAHVSHNDKRNALGKLGDALG from the coding sequence GTGGTTCTCCCCTCTATCTGTGCGGAAGCGCTTCGGGCACACCGCAAGCAGCAGTTCACCGAACGCTCCGACCGCTGGGACGACTGGGACGACTGGGAGGAACACGGCCTTGTCTTCACATCCCGGCGCGGAATGCCGATGGAGCCGGACAACCTCCGGCGAGGCTGGGGAGCGATCCGCAAGGCCGCGGGCCTCGGCGACATGCGCTTTCACGGTCTCCGCCACACCTGCGTGACCCTGCTGCTCAACCTCGGCGTACCGCCCCAGGTCGTCCGCGACATCGTCGGCCATAGCGACATCAAAGTGACCATGACCATCTACGCCCACGTCTCCCACAACGACAAGCGCAACGCCCTCGGCAAACTCGGTGACGCTCTCGGCTAA
- a CDS encoding metallophosphoesterase family protein, with protein sequence MKFADWTQGSRRLAGGLATGRIARGMAVVAVALAGAWLGIMLGGAVRSNVGPVELGMSAEPSWTGETVVDAHPFGTLLFDTHNAPVGLRVTLENINPERARGFLDDPRLSADRLPALLEEELGNGVRTLIVRAAFCGLAGALVTSLIVFRRPGPALAGMLGVAVAIAGTGAAIALTFRPDSVVEPKYTGLLAGAPTLVGDAESIVTRFESYRVQLAKLVNNVSQLYDVVSALPVYDADPTSIRILHVSDIHLSPIAWNLIRSITTQFKIDAIIDTGDLTDHGTGPEDKFVEEIGTFGVPYVFVRGNHDSMTTQRAVAKQKGAVVLDDSAKTVAGLRVYGLGDPRFTPDKSVSVDSNLESLDALGRSHAAELARLPKQVDLIAVHDPTIAKGFSGAAPMILTGHSHERSTELLPSGSRLLVQGSTGGAGLRALEHDEPTPVAASVLYFDADTHRLRAWDDITLGGLGEQSVQIQRHVETEPGRTISPVPTIAPSPTGSIAVTPTP encoded by the coding sequence ATGAAATTCGCTGATTGGACCCAGGGGAGCCGTCGACTCGCAGGCGGTCTGGCCACCGGTCGGATCGCACGCGGCATGGCCGTCGTCGCCGTCGCACTGGCGGGTGCGTGGCTCGGAATCATGCTCGGCGGGGCGGTACGGTCCAATGTCGGTCCGGTGGAGCTCGGCATGTCGGCGGAGCCCTCGTGGACCGGGGAGACCGTCGTGGACGCTCACCCTTTCGGCACACTTCTGTTTGACACCCACAACGCCCCGGTCGGCCTCCGGGTGACCCTGGAGAACATCAACCCCGAGCGGGCGCGCGGATTCCTGGACGACCCGAGGCTTTCGGCGGACCGGCTCCCCGCACTCCTGGAGGAGGAGCTGGGCAACGGCGTCAGGACGCTGATCGTGCGCGCCGCCTTCTGTGGCCTGGCGGGTGCCCTGGTCACGTCCCTGATCGTCTTCCGCCGCCCCGGACCCGCCCTCGCGGGCATGCTGGGCGTCGCCGTCGCGATCGCCGGCACGGGCGCCGCCATCGCCCTGACCTTCCGGCCGGACTCCGTGGTGGAACCCAAGTACACCGGCCTGCTGGCAGGCGCCCCGACGCTGGTCGGCGACGCCGAGTCGATCGTGACCAGGTTCGAGTCCTACCGGGTCCAGCTCGCCAAGCTCGTCAACAACGTCTCCCAGCTCTACGACGTCGTCTCCGCGCTGCCGGTCTACGACGCCGACCCCACCTCGATCCGGATACTGCACGTCTCCGACATCCACCTCAGCCCCATCGCCTGGAACCTCATCCGCTCGATCACCACCCAGTTCAAGATCGATGCGATCATCGACACCGGCGACCTGACCGACCACGGCACCGGTCCCGAGGACAAGTTCGTCGAGGAGATCGGCACCTTCGGCGTCCCGTACGTCTTCGTCAGGGGCAACCACGACTCCATGACCACCCAGCGGGCCGTGGCGAAGCAGAAGGGCGCGGTCGTCCTCGACGACTCGGCAAAGACCGTGGCCGGGCTGCGCGTCTACGGCCTGGGCGACCCCCGGTTCACCCCCGACAAGTCCGTCTCCGTCGACTCCAACCTCGAGTCCCTGGACGCGCTGGGCCGCTCCCACGCCGCCGAACTGGCCCGGCTCCCCAAGCAGGTCGACCTGATCGCCGTCCACGACCCGACGATCGCCAAGGGATTCTCCGGTGCGGCCCCGATGATCCTTACCGGCCACTCGCACGAGCGGTCCACCGAACTGCTGCCCTCGGGCAGCCGCCTCCTGGTCCAGGGATCCACCGGCGGCGCCGGTCTGCGAGCCCTCGAACACGACGAGCCCACCCCCGTCGCGGCCTCGGTCCTGTACTTCGACGCCGACACGCACCGCCTGCGGGCCTGGGACGACATCACCCTGGGAGGGCTCGGTGAGCAGTCGGTCCAGATCCAGCGTCACGTTGAGACCGAGCCTGGCCGTACAATTTCTCCTGTGCCGACGATCGCCCCGTCTCCAACGGGGTCCATCGCCGTCACACCGACGCCGTAG
- a CDS encoding helix-turn-helix domain-containing protein translates to MSTEYQRALGRRIAQERKRRGLSQPELARLVDRSVAWISQVERGVRKVDRMSVLEKVAEALDIPLSELAAEAPVVAASAEEIPGTAGLRLVLSGAHSLRAMLHSAPVLATSEIKPQVDRAWALTHESRYVELADLLRGLVPALETAARSAPEERRAELFELLAVTYQACSAALAKLGEPEAAWIAADRAIVAAERAGNPLMMAAGAFRLGFVFLGARHFDQVEETARTAAEALWFLVDEGNPEAMSLWGGLTLQRAVASSRLNEADAAYQHLARAREVARQLEEGRNDYNTEFGPANVALHEVAVAVELGDAGHALRVGTAVDTSTLSNERCARLQVDLARAHAQRRQIDQAVSALLAAEAITPEQIQNHRTTHQLVSDLLAMQDPPSPELRGLADRVGA, encoded by the coding sequence GTGAGCACCGAGTACCAAAGAGCCCTGGGGCGGCGCATCGCCCAGGAACGCAAGCGGCGCGGCCTGTCACAGCCGGAGCTGGCGCGGCTGGTCGATCGGTCGGTGGCCTGGATCTCCCAGGTGGAGCGCGGGGTTCGCAAGGTCGATCGCATGTCGGTCCTGGAGAAGGTCGCCGAGGCTCTCGACATACCGCTGTCGGAGCTGGCCGCGGAGGCACCGGTGGTCGCCGCCTCCGCTGAGGAGATACCGGGAACGGCCGGTCTGCGCCTAGTGCTGTCGGGGGCTCATTCCCTGCGGGCCATGCTGCACTCGGCACCCGTTCTGGCCACGTCGGAGATCAAGCCGCAGGTCGACCGGGCCTGGGCGCTGACGCACGAGAGCCGGTATGTGGAACTGGCCGACCTGCTGCGGGGCCTGGTGCCCGCACTGGAGACCGCCGCCCGATCGGCCCCCGAGGAGCGGCGGGCGGAGCTGTTCGAACTGCTCGCGGTGACCTACCAGGCGTGCTCGGCGGCGCTCGCCAAGCTCGGTGAGCCCGAGGCCGCGTGGATCGCCGCCGACCGGGCGATCGTCGCCGCAGAGCGGGCGGGTAACCCGTTGATGATGGCGGCCGGTGCTTTCCGGCTCGGCTTCGTCTTCCTGGGCGCACGCCACTTCGACCAGGTGGAGGAGACAGCTCGGACGGCCGCCGAGGCGTTGTGGTTCCTGGTCGACGAGGGCAATCCCGAGGCCATGTCGCTGTGGGGTGGTCTTACCTTGCAGCGAGCCGTGGCTTCTTCCCGGCTGAACGAGGCAGATGCCGCGTACCAGCACCTGGCGCGGGCTCGCGAGGTCGCGAGGCAGCTGGAAGAAGGACGCAACGACTACAACACCGAGTTCGGGCCGGCCAATGTCGCGCTTCACGAGGTGGCCGTGGCGGTCGAGTTGGGAGACGCCGGTCACGCACTCCGGGTCGGGACAGCGGTGGACACCTCGACGCTCTCGAACGAACGGTGTGCCCGGCTCCAGGTGGACCTTGCCCGCGCGCATGCCCAACGCCGCCAGATCGACCAAGCCGTATCCGCGCTGCTGGCGGCCGAAGCCATCACCCCGGAGCAGATACAGAACCACCGCACCACTCACCAACTGGTGTCCGACCTGCTGGCCATGCAGGATCCACCCTCACCCGAGCTACGAGGACTTGCCGATCGGGTGGGGGCGTAA